Below is a genomic region from Mycolicibacter hiberniae.
AGAAGTGCGCGTGCTCGCCGGAGGCCCCGTGGTCGAGGGCAGTCAGGGCGACCTCGGCCTGGCGCAACAGCAGCCACCCGATCACCAGGTCGCCGACTGCCAGCAGGAATCGCACCGAACCCAGGCCCACCCGGTAGAGCTCGCGGGCCTGCTGCTGCGAGCCGAACATGTATCCGGTCATGGCGGTCACCATGGCCCGCGTGTCATCGAGCGCGACGGCCAGCTGCTTTCGGGATTCGGTCAGTTCCTCTCGGCCGTCGGCACTGTCGAGGAATTCCTCGATCTGAGCGATCAGGTGAGCCAGGGCCACACCGCGATCGCGGGCGATCTTGCGGAAGAAGAAGTCCTGGGCCTGGATGGCGGTGGTGCCCTCGTAGAGCGAGTCGATCTTCGCGTCCCGGATGTACTGTTCGATCGGATAGTCCTGCAGGAAACCGGAACCACCGAAAGTCTGCAGTGCATCGGTCAGATACTGGTAGGCCCGTTCGGATCCGACGCCCTTGACGATCGGTAGCAGCAAGTCGTTGACTCGTGCTGCCATCTCGGCGTCGGCGCCCGAAACCTGCAACGCCACCTCATCGTTCTGGTGCGCCGCGGTGTAGAGGTACAGGGCCCGCATCCCCTCGGCGTAGATCTTCTGCATCATCAGAGCACGCCGCACATCCGGGTGGTGGATGATCGTCACCCGCGGCGCGGTCTTGTCGGTCATCTGCGTCATGTCCGCACCCTGAATACGGGTTTTGGCGTATTCCAGCGCATTGAGATATCCGGTGGACAGCGTAGCGATTGCCTTGGTACCCACCATCATTCGCGCGTACTCGATGACATGGAACATCTGCGCTATGCCGTTGCGGGTGTCTCCGACCAACCAGCCTTTCGCCGGGACGCCGTGCTGGCCGAAGGTCAGCTCGCAGGTGGTCGAAACCTTCAGTCCCATCTTGTGTTCCAGTCCGGTGACGAACACCCCGTTACGCTCGCCGGGTTCCCCGGTCTGGGGATCGGGCAGGAATTTCGGCACCAGGAACAGGCTCAGCCCCTTGGTACCCGGCCCGGCGCCCTCGGGACGGGCCAGGGTCATATGCATGATGTTCTCGAACATGTCGTCGGTGTCGCCGTTGGTGATGAACCGCTTCACCCCGTCGATATGCCAACTGCCGTCGGGCTGCTCGACGGCCTTGGTGCGGCCCGCACCGACATCGGAGCCGGCGTCCGGTTCGGTGAGAACCATGGTGGCGGCCCAGTTCCGGTCGACCACCATCGACGCCCAGTGCCGTTGCTGCTCGTTGCCCAGGTCGTAGAGGATGTTGGCGAAGATCGGACCGGCCATGAACATGAACACGGCGGGGTTGGCGCCCAACGCCAGTTCGTTGATCGCCCAGGACACCATCGATGGCGCCGGCACCCCACCGACTTCCTCGCGCAGGCCGATGCGGAACCATTCGCCCTCCCGCCAGGCCCGCAACGACTCCTTGAAGGGTTCCGGCAGCGACACGCTGTGCGTGGCCGGGTCGAACACCGGCGGGTGACGGTCGCTGTCGGCGAATGACGCCGCCACGGGCCCCTCGGCCAGCCGGGCGGCTTCTGACAGCATCTGGCGGACGGTGTCGCCGTCGAGATCGCCGAACGCGTCGCCGGCCAGGCATTTCTCCAGGTCGAGCATCTCGAAGAGGTTGAATTCCAGGTCGCGCACATTGCTCTTGTAGTGACCCATAGCTCCAGAATGCACCTGCAGGCGCGCAGGCCGGGTGGAATTGGGCAGCTTCTAACGCACTACGTGTAATCCCCACTGGCGAAGGAATGGGTCCAGCAGGACGAAGTCGGTGGAGTAGTCGTCGTCCACCGGTCCGCCCATCAGCAGACCGACCGCGCTGACGGTGCCGTCCGGGTTGACCACATAACCGGGACTGCCGCTGTCGCCGATGGTGCTGTATACATCCGTCTCCACAAGGTTGCCGATGATGGCGCTGACAGGACCGCAGGTTTCACCGGTCTGGGCACCGATCTTGCAGATCGTCATCCCTACGTGAATCTGGTCGGCGGTCAGCACGTTGGCCACCAGGTAACGGCCGGCGATTTTGGGGTTAGGTCGACCGGCCGCCGGGTCGAGCCGGATGATGGCGGCGTCGCGGTCCTCGCCGTTGTCTTCGCTCGCGGTGATACGTCCCAGCGGCGTCTCGAAGGCGTCGGTCCATTCCGACCCGTCGTGCGAGTCGCAGTGACCGCTGGTCAGCAGGTAATAGTCACCCTCGTCGTTTTGGGTGACGAAACCCGCTGTGCAGCTGCTGTTGTCGTCCAGCAGTTCGATGCCCGGCATCGGGGCGGCCGAGGCCACACCGGCCAACGCCAATCCCGCCCACGCCACCGCGCCCGCCGCTACGAACCTCGCCATCAGGTGTCCAACACCGCGGCCACGGTGGCTTCGATGTCGCCCAGTCCGGTCAGATCGATACCGAAGCGTTCGCTCAGCGCGGCACACACCTGTGCGGCGTCGCTGAACCTGACCCGCTCGGTACCGCCGCCGGCGTGGACGGCCAGGTTGCGCCCCCGCAGGTTCCAGCGCGCGTCATCGGTGACCAGTGCCGCGCTGAGGCCGACGACGAAGTTCGACTCGGGGTAGGTGGACACGTACCAGCTGCCCACCTGCATGTCGATCAGTGGCCTCGGCTGCATCGCCAGGACATACAGCGGCCGCCAGCGCTGGCCGATCATGGTCTCCAACACGTATTCGGCACCGTGTTCGCGCAGCCGAAACGGCTCATGGGAGGTCTGCTGGACGGCATCGGGGACCAGGGGGATCGGGGCCGTCGGCGTCTGTCCGCCGAAGCCGACGTCGACCAGATACCGCTGATCCGAGCCGGGGATGGTCACCGCCAGAGCCTGGTGGGTCTGGGGGCGCGGCGGGCCGTCCAACCCTTCGGGTGTCATCCACACCACCCGTGCGGCCAACCGCTGGGGGGCGAACCCGAGCTCGTCGAGCACCTCGAACATCAGGTTGTTGTGCTCGTAGCAGTAGCCGCCCCGCGCCCGGGTCACCAGCTTGGCGGTCAGCGCCGCTGCGCTGAGGTCGACCACCGGGACACCGGTCAACGGGTCGAGATTCTCGAACGGGATGCGTCGGACATGTGCGGCCACCAGGGCGGCCAGGGTCTCCAACGTCGGCTCGGTTGCACCGCGGTAGGAGACACGGTCGAAGTACGCCTGCAGGTTGATACGGAACTCCCCTCGGGGGCCGGACAGTGCGCTGATGTTATCCATTCGCGGGTCAGAGCCGGTAGCATGGGCAAAACTAGAACACGTTCCAATTAAGGGGGTCGGGGTGGACACGCCGGACAACGACTGGTCGCACGACTCTGCCAGGCCTGTCACGAAATGGGATCCGGGCCTGACCGAACGCGTCATGGGTCTGCTGCGGCCGTTCATCAAGGGCTATCACCGCGCCGAGATACGGGGCTTGGAGTCGTTCCCCAACGGCGGCGCCCTGGTGGTCTCGAACCATTCCG
It encodes:
- a CDS encoding acyl-CoA dehydrogenase, translated to MGHYKSNVRDLEFNLFEMLDLEKCLAGDAFGDLDGDTVRQMLSEAARLAEGPVAASFADSDRHPPVFDPATHSVSLPEPFKESLRAWREGEWFRIGLREEVGGVPAPSMVSWAINELALGANPAVFMFMAGPIFANILYDLGNEQQRHWASMVVDRNWAATMVLTEPDAGSDVGAGRTKAVEQPDGSWHIDGVKRFITNGDTDDMFENIMHMTLARPEGAGPGTKGLSLFLVPKFLPDPQTGEPGERNGVFVTGLEHKMGLKVSTTCELTFGQHGVPAKGWLVGDTRNGIAQMFHVIEYARMMVGTKAIATLSTGYLNALEYAKTRIQGADMTQMTDKTAPRVTIIHHPDVRRALMMQKIYAEGMRALYLYTAAHQNDEVALQVSGADAEMAARVNDLLLPIVKGVGSERAYQYLTDALQTFGGSGFLQDYPIEQYIRDAKIDSLYEGTTAIQAQDFFFRKIARDRGVALAHLIAQIEEFLDSADGREELTESRKQLAVALDDTRAMVTAMTGYMFGSQQQARELYRVGLGSVRFLLAVGDLVIGWLLLRQAEVALTALDHGASGEHAHFYQGKVGAAKFFAVNVLPRLGVDRRIVETEDLALMDLPEEAF
- a CDS encoding S1 family peptidase, producing the protein MARFVAAGAVAWAGLALAGVASAAPMPGIELLDDNSSCTAGFVTQNDEGDYYLLTSGHCDSHDGSEWTDAFETPLGRITASEDNGEDRDAAIIRLDPAAGRPNPKIAGRYLVANVLTADQIHVGMTICKIGAQTGETCGPVSAIIGNLVETDVYSTIGDSGSPGYVVNPDGTVSAVGLLMGGPVDDDYSTDFVLLDPFLRQWGLHVVR
- a CDS encoding arylamine N-acetyltransferase family protein, translating into MDNISALSGPRGEFRINLQAYFDRVSYRGATEPTLETLAALVAAHVRRIPFENLDPLTGVPVVDLSAAALTAKLVTRARGGYCYEHNNLMFEVLDELGFAPQRLAARVVWMTPEGLDGPPRPQTHQALAVTIPGSDQRYLVDVGFGGQTPTAPIPLVPDAVQQTSHEPFRLREHGAEYVLETMIGQRWRPLYVLAMQPRPLIDMQVGSWYVSTYPESNFVVGLSAALVTDDARWNLRGRNLAVHAGGGTERVRFSDAAQVCAALSERFGIDLTGLGDIEATVAAVLDT